A stretch of the Aegilops tauschii subsp. strangulata cultivar AL8/78 chromosome 4, Aet v6.0, whole genome shotgun sequence genome encodes the following:
- the LOC109743562 gene encoding exocyst complex component SEC3A: MARSSADDMELKRACEAGILSKEKAPEKVVMSMRVAKGRTSGGTWAGKAGKLATRHSNMAKPRVLAVTTKPKGQKTKAFLRVLKYSNGGILEPAKVYKIKHLHKVEVASNDPSGCTFILGFDNLRSQSVSPPQWTMRNKDDRNRLLMCVLNLCKELLGGIPKVVGMDIVEMAIWAKENTTTKVAQAASGDGLFDSTVLEPDSQVAVENDLVSQAEEEDIEALLGTYVMAIGEAEAFSERMKRELVALESANVYALMETESVVEEVLQGLEVATICVEDMDEWLGIFNIKLRHMREDIQSIEWRNNRLEMQSVSNVALGEELDRLLVLLQIPPEYEVSLTGGSFDEGNMVKNIEACEWLTSAIKNLEGSNLDPCYAKLRAVREKRAEFVLLKCTFVRRASEFLRNYFPSLIDSMLNDKDNFTQKGLLQRPDHADMRYKCRTYARLLQFIKSLDKSCMIPLRKAYCHSLNLLIRREAREYSNELRNSSKASKSSTPSFEGPAGANQPAGIADSPAEAYSKMITAFIPLLVDESLFLAHFMCFEVPTSDGSDSDEDSTPKTSGSSGSSAKPSNNSSADLGVLNECLQEMLDGIQEDFYAIVDWAFKLDPLSCIPMHGITDRYIAGQKTEVAGYVSVLLDDLESRITILFSRVEKYERNVKQVGVVPYIPRFSQLAARMEQYITGSRDLVDQAYTKIVTIMFVTLEKIAQVEPKYADIVLLENYAAFQHSLYDLANVVPTLAKYYHQASEAYEQACSRHINLVIYIHFEKLFQFARKIEEQMYNMSPEEIAFQVGMSKVDFRKMLKSSLTGLDKTITAMYRKLQKNMTAEELLPSLWEKCKKEFLDKYTTFLKLIAKIYPNETVTSVNEMRDILANL; encoded by the exons ATGGCGCGGTCGAGCGCGGACGACATGGAGCTGAAGCGCGCGTGCGAGGCCGGCATCCTGAGCAAGGAGAAGGCCCCCGAGAAGGTGGTGATGTCCATGCGCGTGGCCAAGGGCCGCACCAGCGGCGGCACCTGGGCCGGGAAGGCCGGCAAGCTCGCCACCCGCCACAGCAACATGGCCAAGCCCCGCGTCCTCGCCGTCACCA CCAAGCCGAAAGGGCAGAAGACCAAGGCGTTCCTGCGAGTCCTCAAGTACTCCAATGGCGGAATCCTCGAG CCGGCGAAGGTGTACAAGATCAAGCATCTCCACAAGGTGGAGGTCGCCTCCAATGACCCCAGCGGATGCACCTTCATCTTG GGGTTTGATAACCTGAGGAGCCAGAGTGTTTCGCCTCCGCAGTGGACGATGCGCAACAAGGACGACAG GAACCGTCTGTTGATGTGCGTCCTCAACTTGTGCAAAGAGCTGCTGGGTGGCATCCCCAAAGTGGTTGGCATGGACATCGTCGAGATGGCTATCTGGGCCAAG GAGAACACTACAACAAAGGTCGCGCAGGCTGCCTCGGGAGATGGCCTCTTTGACTCAACTGTGCTAGAGCCTGACTCGCAAGTTGCCGTAGAAAATGACCTGGTTTCGCAAGCAGAGGAAGAGGACATTGAGGCTCTCCTTGGCAC CTATGTCATGGCCATTGGCGAAGCAGAGGCGTTTTCAGAAAGGATGAAGCGTGAACTTGTAGCTCTGGAATCTGCAAATGTGTATGCCCTTATGGAAACAGAATCTGTTGTGGAAGAG GTATTGCAGGGCTTAGAAGTAGCTACTATATGTGTTGAAGATATGGATGAGTGGCTTGGCATTTTCAATATCAAGCTCAGGCATATGAGGGAGGATATACAATCT ATAGAATGGCGTAATAACAGGTTGGAAATGCAATCTGTAAGTAATGTGGCATTAGGTGAGGAGCTAGACAGATTGCTTGTACTCTTGCAGATTCCACCTGAG TATGAGGTGTCATTGACTGGAGGCTCATTTGACGAGGGAAACATGGTCAAGAATATAGAAGCCTGTGAATGGTTAACTAGTGCTATAAAGAACCTAGAAGGGTCCAATCTGGATCCATGCTATGCAAAACTGCGTGCT GTTAGAGAAAAACGTGCAGAATTTGTACTTCTAAAGTGCACATTCGTTCGGAGAGCGTCAGAATTTTTAAGGAATTACTTTCCAAGTTTGATTGATTCTATGCTAAATGATAAAGACAACTTCACTCAG AAAGGGCTACTGCAGAGGCCTGACCATGCTGACATGAGGTACAAATGCAGGACTTATGCTCGGCTTCTACAGTTCATCAAG AGTCTGGACAAAAGTTGTATGATTCCTTTACGGAAAGCTTACTGCCATTCTCTGAACTTGCTAATTCGACGGGAG GCCCGTGAATATTCTAATGAGCTCCGAAATAGTTCAAAAGCGTCAAAGAGCAGCACACCATCGTTTGAGGGTCCTGCAGGTGCAAATCAGCCAGCTGGTATTGCAGATAGTCCTGCAGAAGCGTACTCCAAAATGATTACTGCCTTTATTCCTCTTCTTGTTGACGAG AGCTTGTTCTTGGCACATTTTATGTGCTTCGAAGTTCCTACATCGGATGGTTCAGATAGTGATGAAGATAGTACTCCGAAAACTTCTGGATCCTCTGGGAGTAGTGCCAAACCAA GTAACAACAGTTCAGCCGATTTGGGAGTGCTAAACGAATGCTTACAGGAGATGCTCGATGGTATTCAG GAGGACTTCTATGCTATAGTTGACTGGGCATTCAAGCTAGATCCACTGAGTTGTATACCAATGCACGGCATAACGGATCGTTATATTGCTGGTCAGAAGACAGAGGTTGCAGGATACGTTTCGGTGCTGCTTGATGACTTGGAGTCAAGAATAACCATTTTGTTTAGCAGG GTCGAAAAGTATGAGCGTAATGTAAAACAAGTTGGAGTTGTGCCATATATTCCCAG GTTTTCTCAACTTGCAGCACGAATGGAGCAGTATATCACTGGATCCAGGGATCTAGTTGATCAGGCATATACGAAAATT GTGACCATTATGTTTGTGACTCTGGAGAAGATTGCTCAAGTGGAGCCCAAATATGCTGATATTGTACTCTTAGAGAATTATGCAGCTTTTCAGCACAG TCTATATGATTTAGCGAATGTTGTGCCAACACTAGCTAAATATTATCATCAAGCCAGTGAAGCTTATGAACAAGCTTGCTCGCGCCATATTAATCTTGTCATATATATT CACTTTGAAAAATTATTCCAATTTGCTCGGAAAATCGAGGAACAGATGTACAACATGAGTCCTGAGGAG ATAGCCTTCCAAGTTGGAATGTCGAAGGTAGATTTCCGCAAGATGCTGAAGTCCAGCCTAACTGGT CTGGACAAAACAATCACTGCAATGTATAGGAAACTACAGAAAAATATGACTGCGGAAGAGTTGCTACCTTCTCTATGGGAAAAATGCAAG AAGGAGTTTCTCGATAAATACACAACCTTCCTCAAACTGATTGCCAAAATATATCCCAACGAAACGGTGACATCTGTGAATGAGATGAGAGACATCCTAGCTAATCTGTAG